One segment of Carya illinoinensis cultivar Pawnee chromosome 13, C.illinoinensisPawnee_v1, whole genome shotgun sequence DNA contains the following:
- the LOC122292750 gene encoding metallothionein-like protein type 2 isoform X2, producing the protein MSSSGGSCSCGSSCKCGSGCNCSSMYPDLSEKTSTKTIIAGVAPAMKIYNEGSEMSFAAENGCKCGSNCTCDPCNCK; encoded by the exons ATGTCTTCCAGTGGAGGAAGCTGCAGTTGCGGCTCCAGTTGCAAGTGCGGCAGTGGCTGCAATTG CTCCAGCATGTATCCTGACCTCTCAGAGAAGACCAGTACCAAGACCATCATCGCTGGGGTTGCACCAGCCATGAAGAT CTACAACGAGGGGTCTGAGATGAGCTTTGCAGCAGAGAATGGCTGCAAGTGTGGATCAAACTGCACCTGCGACCCCTGCAACTGCAAATGA
- the LOC122291689 gene encoding uncharacterized protein LOC122291689, producing the protein MGTLGRHLERTNSGVHFEGSHPGCMWGILHILDHHHWHIAKKMRPRKKHRGLGRRASCKTNVQATSKKHDNGVQEFMDSEGEPLLVEQHDTESSPAKTNRRSGKAHIKESIAKDMPKQSHRYWNLSYAARTWLWRIIPIHHLEHADNYLGEMHTVGANPSIPLEKSANYLRHNQSIGKHAVFPKKYDEGSEDFVDHNIGESDQLNIEVSNNQFKECSDVLEIFKIHKESFLKILQDTKAGMKPFHSLQNSKNKARLTKSGSFPLANSSSKKYISTRTLEHKQNEIWSFPKGEKMLSSSLVSESDSSVSQRTMPSMADNNTVGSAMRQETNSSSPDSSQGLIHQGWNQQVINRFKEIKQKIWHALKENRKESNRTSMEALIEREPSGKEISGMSKISTSQDGIDNPGGFHEGNGSDYDPSRGRLGHIQRTSSLNESLDRYTELFERTFGQGAKWHHSKSLKLTNEGKVPSSGFASKSFKRRLSLPDLDYFFSPLNDPSRDSLSSVMPIRTAGDFCTIVDKNNHCEPKSFSTLIEEQTPEPIHAALETEFQKDMIYGNDGGRNVLSSADLTVERNHEGNVKTGNLRKRSLQQDQIFGLTMNHSTELVGSSTEQAKPDPVSDHETRFPDDLNNLAEFPIFKGPASSPMDIQMDDPDAPVDQKIMSNTDSLPLVCSIVTPETTKETNMNTEDQTRHFKLDESDEADFNYVRIVLELSGFIKNENLGTWHSLDQPLSPLLLKELEAFLHPELEDYEEDIDGSCDHQILFYLINDTLLEIYERSFTYFPRAFIFNRHIRPMPRGHHLLEEVWAKISLYLSLRPELDQSLEDVVARDLTKGDGWTNLQFDNECVALELEDLILEELLNEVVCS; encoded by the exons ATGGGAACATTGGGAAGGCACTTGGAGCGAACAAACTCTGGAGTTCACTTTGAGGGAAGTCATCCAGGGTGCATGTGGGGCATACTTCATATCCTTGACCACCACCATTGGCATATTGCGAAAAAGATGCGTCCACGCAAAAAGCACAGAGGATTAGGAAGACGTGCCAGTT GCAAAACTAATGTACAAGCAACTTCAAAGAAGCATGATAATGGAGTGCAAGAATTTATGGATTCTGAAGGAGAACCCTTGTTG GTTGAACAGCATGATACAGAAAGTAGTCCTGCAAAGACCAACAGAAGATCAGGCAAAGCTCATATAAAAGAATCAATTGCTAAAGATATGCCTAAGCAAAGCCACAGATACTGGAATTTGAGCTATGCCGCAAGAACATGGCTTTGGCGAATCATTCCAATTCATCATTTAGAGCATGCAGACAATTATCTTGGTGAAATGCATACTGTTGGGGCGAATCCAAGTATTCCCCTTGAAAAAAGTGCCAACTACTTGAGGCATAATCAGTCTATTGGGAAGCATGCAGTTTTTCCTAAAAAATATGATGAAGGATCAGAAGATTTTGTAGACCACAATATCGGGGAATCTGACCAGCTCAACATAGAAGTTTCTAACAACCAGTTTAAGGAGTGTTCCGATGTTCTGGAGATTTTTAAGATACACAAGGAATCTTTTCTAAAGATTCTCCAGGACACAAAAGCTGGTATGAAGCCCTTCCACAGTCTGCAGAATTCCAAAAACAAAGCAAGGTTAACAAAGTCGGGATCATTTCCTCTAGCCAATTCATCAAGCAAAAAGTATATCAGTACTAGAACACTTGAACACAAGCAAAATGAAATCTGGTCCTTCCCAAAAGGAGAAAAGATGCTTTCTTCCTCTCTAGTATCAGAGTCTGACTCATCCGTATCTCAGAGGACAATGCCTTCTATGGCTGACAATAATACAGTAGGCAGTGCCATGAGACAAGAAACAAACTCTTCTTCTCCGGATTCATCCCAGGGATTAATCCATCAGGGTTGGAATCAACAGGTTATTAATCGTTTCAAAGAAATTAAGCAGAAAATATGGCATGCACTCAaggaaaacagaaaagaaagtaACCGCACGTCTATGGAAGCACTCATTGAAAGGGAACCCTCTGGAAAAGAGATCTCTGGAATGTCAAAGATTTCCACATCCCAAGATGGTATAGACAACCCTGGAGGTTTTCATGAGGGTAATGGTTCCGATTATGATCCCAGCAGGGGAAGACTAGGCCACATACAAAGAACATCGTCTCTAAACGAGTCTCTGGATAGATACACTGAGTTGTTTGAGCGCACTTTTGGTCAAGGTGCCAAGTGGCATCACTCCAAGAGCCTAAAATTGACAAATGAAGGTAAGGTTCCATCAAGTGGGTTTGCTTCAAAGTCCTTCAAAAGGAGACTCTCTCTGCCCGATCTTGATTACTTTTTCTCCCCTCTAAATGATCCATCTAGAGATTCTCTAAGTTCTGTTATGCCAATAAGGACAGCTGGGGATTTCTGTACAATAGttgataaaaataatcattGTGAACCAAAGTCATTCAGCACTCTAATTGAAGAACAAACACCTGAGCCGATACATGCTGCTCTAGAGACTGAATTTCAGAAAGATATGATTTATGGAAATGACGGTGGTAGAAATGTTTTATCTTCAGCTGATTTGACAGTGGAAAGAAATCATGAGGGAAATGTTAAGACGGGCAACCTTAGGAAACGTAGTCTTCAACAGGACCAGATTTTTGGTTTGACAATGAACCACAGCACAGAGCTTGTAGGTTCTTCTACAGAGCAAGCAAAACCAGATCCAGTTTCTGATCATGAAACTCGCTTTCCAGATGATCTAAACAACCTTGCAGAGTTTCCAATATTTAAAG GTCCGGCGTCAAGTCCTATGGACATTCAAATGGATGATCCAGATGCTCCTGTTGACCAAAAAATCATGTCCAACACAGATTCTTTACCTTTGGTTTGCAGCATAGTAACTCCAGAGACtacaaaagaaacaaatatgAATACTGAGGATCAAACCCGGCACTTTAAATTGGATGAATCGGATGAAGCTGACTTCAACTATGTGAGAATTGTTCTTGAGCTGTCGGGCttcatcaagaatgagaacctTGGGACATGGCATTCACTAGACCAACCATTGAGTCCCTTATTGTTAAAGGAATTGGAGGCTTTCTTGCACCCTGAACTCGAGGATTATGAAGAGGACATTGATGGAAGTTGTGATCACCAgatcctattttatttaatcaatgATACACTTCTTGAGATATATGAGAGATCATTCACCTACTTCCCGAGGGCCTTCATCTTTAACCGCCACATCCGTCCAATGCCTAGGGGGCACCATCTTCTGGAGGAGGTATGGGCAAAGATTAGCTTGTACCTGAGCTTGAGGCCAGAGCTGGACCAGTCATTGGAAGATGTTGTGGCTCGAGATTTGACAAAGGGTGATGGGTGGACTAACCTCCAATTTGATAATGAGTGTGTGGCGCTTGAGCTAGAGGATTTGATTCTCGAAGAATTATTAAATGAAGTGGTATGCTCTTGA
- the LOC122291690 gene encoding probable GTP-binding protein OBGM, mitochondrial isoform X2: protein MWIRCGKSLWHLEALRQSSKSPCLFSLFSPYSDTPHRKSKLAPLQERKMIDRFRLNAKGGDGGHGCSSFRRSRQVRRGRPDGGSGGRGGDVILECSPTVWDFSGLQHHITANRGGPGSSKNMIGTRGEDKVVYVPVGTVIHLIKGEIPSIVKNHSSTDLDPWEIPAEVESLLHTGCSSDQNGGTLEILPCRKQTTQGASTNALPQLSPRNHTSKVCKKEEMEETEQMQYNVAELTEQGQRVIVAQGGEGGSGNVCTSRVPNKLKSIMPGVDKDKTIDVEVSDDDQYPRSEGLPGSESILELELKSIADVSFVGMPNAGKSTLLGAISRAKPSVGHYAFTTLRPNLGNLNFDDLSITVADVPGLIKGAHENRGLGHAFLRHIERTKVLAYVLDLASALDGRKGIPPWEQLKDLILELEYHQEGLSGRPSLIVANKVDENGAEEVYRELKRRVPGVPIFPVCAVLEEGIAELKTGLKGLVNGEISCRLSIDEMLLD from the exons ATGTGGATACGCTGTGGAAAATCTCTTTGGCACTTAGAAGCCTTGAGACAATCCTCTAAGTCTCCATGTCTTTTCTCACTTTTCTCTCCCTACTCGGATACGCCTCACAGGAAGTCCAAGCTTGCACCTTTACAG GAGAGGAAAATGATTGATAGGTTCAGGCTAAATGCTAAAGGAGGTGATGGCGGCCATGGTTGTTCCAGCTTTCGCCGTAGCCGGCAGGTTCGTCGTGGCAGACCTGATG GTGGTAGTGGTGGAAGAGGTGGTGATGTGATTTTGGAATGTTCCCCCACAGTTTGGGACTTCAGTGGTTTGCAACATCACATT ACGGCAAACAGAGGTGGACCAGGATCCTCAAAGAATATGATAGGAACCAGAGGGGAAGATAAG GTTGTCTACGTACCTGTTGGCACTGTGATACATCTTATAAAGGGTGAAATTCCTTCCATTGTTAAAAATCATTCTTCAACAGATTTGGATCCGTGGGAGATTCCGG CTGAAGTTGAATCATTGCTCCATACTGGTTGCTCATCAGATCAAAATGGAGGCACTCTAGAGATATTGCCATGCAGAAAGCAGACAACTCAAGGTGCATCGACCAATGCTCTTCCTCAATTGTCTCCTCGCAATCATACATCCAAAGTTTGCAAGAAAGAAGAGATGGAGGAGACAGAACAAATGCAATACAATGTTGCAGAATTAACAGAACAAGGTCAACGAGTTATAGTTGCTCAAGGAGGGGAGGGTGGTTCAGGCAATGTTTGTACTTCCAGAGTTCCAAATAAGCTCAAATCCATAATGCCTGGGGTTGACAAGGATAAAACCATCGATGTTGAAGTATCTGATGATGATCAGTACCCTCGTAGTGAGGGCTTGCCTGGTTCTGAATCTATTCTTGAGTTAGAACTCAAGAGTATTGCTGATGTGAGCTTCGTGGGGATGCCTAATGCTGGTAAAAGTACTCTACTAGGTGCTATATCAAGGGCGAAGCCCTCTGTAGGGCATTATGCCTTCACAACTCTAAGGCCTAATCTGGGGAATCTGAACTTTGATGACTTGTCAATCACGGTTGCTGATGTTCCTGGACTCATAAAGGGTGCCCATGAGAATCGTGGGCTTGGACACGCATTCCTGCGCCACATAGAACGCACGAAGGTTCTGGCCTATGTGCTAGACTTAGCTTCTGCATTAGATGGTAGAAAGGGTATTCCGCCATGGGAACAGCTGAAAGATCTTATCTTAGAGCTTGAATATCATCAGGAGGGTTTATCTGGTCGACCAtctttaatagtggcaaatAAAGTTGATGAGAATGGGGCTGAAGAAGTGTATCGAGAATTAAAAAGAAGGGTCCCAGGTGTTCCAATTTTTCCCGTATGTGCTGTTTTGGAGGAGGGAATAGCAGAGCTGAAAACTGGTCTTAAAGGGCTCGTGAATGGTGAAATTTCTTGCAGACTCAGTATAGATGAAATGTTGCTTGATTAG
- the LOC122291690 gene encoding probable GTP-binding protein OBGM, mitochondrial isoform X3 — protein sequence MWIRCGKSLWHLEALRQSSKSPCLFSLFSPYSDTPHRKSKLAPLQERKMIDRFRLNAKGGDGGHGCSSFRRSRQVRRGRPDGGSGGRGGDVILECSPTVWDFSGLQHHITANRGGPGSSKNMIGTRGEDKVVYVPVGTVIHLIKGEIPSIVKNHSSTDLDPWEIPDQNGGTLEILPCRKQTTQGASTNALPQLSPRNHTSKVCKKEEMEETEQMQYNVAELTEQGQRVIVAQGGEGGSGNVCTSRVPNKLKSIMPGVDKDKTIDVEVSDDDQYPRSEGLPGSESILELELKSIADVSFVGMPNAGKSTLLGAISRAKPSVGHYAFTTLRPNLGNLNFDDLSITVADVPGLIKGAHENRGLGHAFLRHIERTKVLAYVLDLASALDGRKGIPPWEQLKDLILELEYHQEGLSGRPSLIVANKVDENGAEEVYRELKRRVPGVPIFPVCAVLEEGIAELKTGLKGLVNGEISCRLSIDEMLLD from the exons ATGTGGATACGCTGTGGAAAATCTCTTTGGCACTTAGAAGCCTTGAGACAATCCTCTAAGTCTCCATGTCTTTTCTCACTTTTCTCTCCCTACTCGGATACGCCTCACAGGAAGTCCAAGCTTGCACCTTTACAG GAGAGGAAAATGATTGATAGGTTCAGGCTAAATGCTAAAGGAGGTGATGGCGGCCATGGTTGTTCCAGCTTTCGCCGTAGCCGGCAGGTTCGTCGTGGCAGACCTGATG GTGGTAGTGGTGGAAGAGGTGGTGATGTGATTTTGGAATGTTCCCCCACAGTTTGGGACTTCAGTGGTTTGCAACATCACATT ACGGCAAACAGAGGTGGACCAGGATCCTCAAAGAATATGATAGGAACCAGAGGGGAAGATAAG GTTGTCTACGTACCTGTTGGCACTGTGATACATCTTATAAAGGGTGAAATTCCTTCCATTGTTAAAAATCATTCTTCAACAGATTTGGATCCGTGGGAGATTCCGG ATCAAAATGGAGGCACTCTAGAGATATTGCCATGCAGAAAGCAGACAACTCAAGGTGCATCGACCAATGCTCTTCCTCAATTGTCTCCTCGCAATCATACATCCAAAGTTTGCAAGAAAGAAGAGATGGAGGAGACAGAACAAATGCAATACAATGTTGCAGAATTAACAGAACAAGGTCAACGAGTTATAGTTGCTCAAGGAGGGGAGGGTGGTTCAGGCAATGTTTGTACTTCCAGAGTTCCAAATAAGCTCAAATCCATAATGCCTGGGGTTGACAAGGATAAAACCATCGATGTTGAAGTATCTGATGATGATCAGTACCCTCGTAGTGAGGGCTTGCCTGGTTCTGAATCTATTCTTGAGTTAGAACTCAAGAGTATTGCTGATGTGAGCTTCGTGGGGATGCCTAATGCTGGTAAAAGTACTCTACTAGGTGCTATATCAAGGGCGAAGCCCTCTGTAGGGCATTATGCCTTCACAACTCTAAGGCCTAATCTGGGGAATCTGAACTTTGATGACTTGTCAATCACGGTTGCTGATGTTCCTGGACTCATAAAGGGTGCCCATGAGAATCGTGGGCTTGGACACGCATTCCTGCGCCACATAGAACGCACGAAGGTTCTGGCCTATGTGCTAGACTTAGCTTCTGCATTAGATGGTAGAAAGGGTATTCCGCCATGGGAACAGCTGAAAGATCTTATCTTAGAGCTTGAATATCATCAGGAGGGTTTATCTGGTCGACCAtctttaatagtggcaaatAAAGTTGATGAGAATGGGGCTGAAGAAGTGTATCGAGAATTAAAAAGAAGGGTCCCAGGTGTTCCAATTTTTCCCGTATGTGCTGTTTTGGAGGAGGGAATAGCAGAGCTGAAAACTGGTCTTAAAGGGCTCGTGAATGGTGAAATTTCTTGCAGACTCAGTATAGATGAAATGTTGCTTGATTAG
- the LOC122292463 gene encoding pentatricopeptide repeat-containing protein At1g07590, mitochondrial, whose translation MLTVTLLIQRGLVQTIRRAPPIPCTSVGQILCSFYFLNTRAPETDRILESEEENPSCLSYGVEKLPKGDSIGSAFQSWKFPEKISDSNGEKPGCLSHMIEKLQKDETVGSSFQRWMGYGFPINRGDIFHAINRLRKLKMNKRALEVMEWVIRERPYKPKELDYSYLLEFTTRLHGIPQGERLFSRIPPEFQNELLYNNLVIACLDKGSIRLSLAYMKKMRELGHPISHLVFNRLIILHSSPSRRKIIPKILTQMKADKVASHVSTYNILMKMEANEHNIEGLMKVFSDMKRAKVEPNEISYCIVATAHAVARLNIVAEAYVESVEMSVTGNNWSTLDVLIILYGYLGKREELERTWSIVQELPHVRSKSYVLAIEAFGRVGQLSRAEELWLEMKSVKGLKSSEQFNSIISVYCKHGLIDKASRLFLEMEMNGCKPNAITYRHLALGCLKAELVVDALKTLELGMDLTTTKRVRNSTPWLETTLSIIEIFAEKGDVVNVEKLFGELGKAKYTRYTFVYNTLLKAYVKAKKYDPNFLRRMILGGARPDSETYSLIKLAEQFRS comes from the exons ATGCTAACGGTAACTCTTCTAATTCAACGCGGTCTCGTTCAGACAATTCGTCGAGCGCCTCCGATTCCCTGCACGTCTGTCGGCCAAATCCTTTGCAGTTTCTACTTTCTTAACACCCGAGCTCCTGAAACCGATAGAATTTTAGAATCGGAAGAAGAAAACCCCAGCTGCTTGTCATATGGTGTTGAAAAGCTGCCAAAGGGCGACTCCATTGGGTCTGCTTTTCAGAGCTGGAAATTCCCCGAGAAAATATCGGACTCAAATGGAGAAAAGCCTGGCTGCTTGTCTCATATGATTGAGAAGCTGCAAAAGGATGAGACTGTTGGGTCTTCCTTTCAAAGATGGATGGGTTATGGGTTCCCCATTAATAGAGGCGACATTTTCCATGCAATTAACCGTCTTAGGAAGCTCAAGATGAACAAACGAGCGCttgag GTAATGGAGTGGGTGATTAGGGAAAGGCCATACAAACCTAAAGAACTAGACTACTCTTATCTATTGGAATTTACAACTAGACTTCATGGGATACCTCAGGGTGAAAGACTATTCTCTCGCATCCCTCCTGAGTTCCAGAATGAGTTGCTTTATAACAATCTTGTGATCGCATGCTTGGATAAAGGTTCGATAAGGCTTTCACTTGCATACATGAAGAAAATGAGGGAACTGGGTCATCCCATCTCACACCTGGTCTTCAACCGCCTCATTATCCTCCATTCCTCCCCAAGCCGTAGGAAAATTATCCCCAAAATCCTCACTCAGATGAAGGCTGATAAGGTGGCTTCACATGTGTCAACCTACAACATTCTTATGAAAATGGAAGCCAACGAACACAATATTGAAGGGCTGATGAAGGTATTCAGTGACATGAAACGAGCAAAAGTTGAGCCAAATGAAATATCTTACTGCATCGTAGCCACTGCACATGCAGTGGCAAGGTTGAACATTGTGGCCGAAGCCTATGTTGAATCTGTGGAGATGTCTGTTACAGGGAATAACTGGTCAACACTGGATGTCCTAATCATCTTGTACGGGTATTTAGGGAAAAGGGAGGAGCTAGAGAGAACTTGGAGTATTGTGCAAGAACTCCCTCATGTTAGGTCTAAAAGTTACGTACTGGCAATTGAAGCATTTGGTAGAGTTGGACAGCTAAGTCGAGCAGAAGAGCTTTGGTTAGAAATGAAGTCAGTAAAAGGGTTAAAATCAAGTGAGCAGTTCAACTCTATAATATCTGTATATTGCAAACATGGTTTGATCGATAAAGCATCTAGGCTTTTTTTGGAAATGGAGATGAATGGGTGCAAACCAAATGCCATAACGTATCGACATCTTGCTTTGGGTTGCCTAAAAGCAGAACTCGTGGTGGATGCCTTGAAGACTCTAGAGTTGGGGATGGATCTAACAACGACCAAGAGGGTCAGGAATTCAACCCCATGGTTGGAGACCACGCTTTCAATAATTGAGATTTTTGCAGAGAAGGGGGATGTAGTGAATGTAGAGAAGTTGTTTGGAGAACTTGGGAAAGCGAAATATACCAGGTATACCTTTGTGTACAATACCTTGCTCAAGGCATATGTGAAGGCCAAGAAATATGACCCAAATTTTTTGAGAAGGATGATTCTAGGAGGAGCCAGGCCAGATTCTGAGACCTATAGCCTGATAAAACTTGCAGAACAGTTTCGGAGCTAA
- the LOC122292750 gene encoding metallothionein-like protein type 2 A isoform X3, protein MSCCGGNCGCGSGCKCGGSCNGCSMYPDLKKTSTKTIIAGVAPAMKIYNEGSEMSFAAENGCKCGSNCTCDPCNCK, encoded by the exons ATGTCTTGCTGCGGAGGAAACTGTGGTTGCGGCTCTGGTTGCAAGTGCGGGGGCAGCTGCAATGG CTGCAGCATGTACCCTGACCTGA AGAAGACCAGTACCAAGACCATCATCGCTGGGGTTGCACCAGCCATGAAGAT CTACAACGAGGGGTCTGAGATGAGCTTTGCAGCAGAGAATGGCTGCAAGTGTGGATCAAACTGCACCTGCGACCCCTGCAACTGCAAATGA
- the LOC122291690 gene encoding probable GTP-binding protein OBGM, mitochondrial isoform X1 has product MWIRCGKSLWHLEALRQSSKSPCLFSLFSPYSDTPHRKSKLAPLQERKMIDRFRLNAKGGDGGHGCSSFRRSRQVRRGRPDGGSGGRGGDVILECSPTVWDFSGLQHHITANRGGPGSSKNMIGTRGEDKVVYVPVGTVIHLIKGEIPSIVKNHSSTDLDPWEIPGTLVDGISESNQASTYNDPNMAAEVESLLHTGCSSDQNGGTLEILPCRKQTTQGASTNALPQLSPRNHTSKVCKKEEMEETEQMQYNVAELTEQGQRVIVAQGGEGGSGNVCTSRVPNKLKSIMPGVDKDKTIDVEVSDDDQYPRSEGLPGSESILELELKSIADVSFVGMPNAGKSTLLGAISRAKPSVGHYAFTTLRPNLGNLNFDDLSITVADVPGLIKGAHENRGLGHAFLRHIERTKVLAYVLDLASALDGRKGIPPWEQLKDLILELEYHQEGLSGRPSLIVANKVDENGAEEVYRELKRRVPGVPIFPVCAVLEEGIAELKTGLKGLVNGEISCRLSIDEMLLD; this is encoded by the exons ATGTGGATACGCTGTGGAAAATCTCTTTGGCACTTAGAAGCCTTGAGACAATCCTCTAAGTCTCCATGTCTTTTCTCACTTTTCTCTCCCTACTCGGATACGCCTCACAGGAAGTCCAAGCTTGCACCTTTACAG GAGAGGAAAATGATTGATAGGTTCAGGCTAAATGCTAAAGGAGGTGATGGCGGCCATGGTTGTTCCAGCTTTCGCCGTAGCCGGCAGGTTCGTCGTGGCAGACCTGATG GTGGTAGTGGTGGAAGAGGTGGTGATGTGATTTTGGAATGTTCCCCCACAGTTTGGGACTTCAGTGGTTTGCAACATCACATT ACGGCAAACAGAGGTGGACCAGGATCCTCAAAGAATATGATAGGAACCAGAGGGGAAGATAAG GTTGTCTACGTACCTGTTGGCACTGTGATACATCTTATAAAGGGTGAAATTCCTTCCATTGTTAAAAATCATTCTTCAACAGATTTGGATCCGTGGGAGATTCCGGGTACACTTGTCGATGGCATATCTGAATCAAATCAGGCATCTACCTATAATGACCCTAACATGGCAGCTGAAGTTGAATCATTGCTCCATACTGGTTGCTCATCAGATCAAAATGGAGGCACTCTAGAGATATTGCCATGCAGAAAGCAGACAACTCAAGGTGCATCGACCAATGCTCTTCCTCAATTGTCTCCTCGCAATCATACATCCAAAGTTTGCAAGAAAGAAGAGATGGAGGAGACAGAACAAATGCAATACAATGTTGCAGAATTAACAGAACAAGGTCAACGAGTTATAGTTGCTCAAGGAGGGGAGGGTGGTTCAGGCAATGTTTGTACTTCCAGAGTTCCAAATAAGCTCAAATCCATAATGCCTGGGGTTGACAAGGATAAAACCATCGATGTTGAAGTATCTGATGATGATCAGTACCCTCGTAGTGAGGGCTTGCCTGGTTCTGAATCTATTCTTGAGTTAGAACTCAAGAGTATTGCTGATGTGAGCTTCGTGGGGATGCCTAATGCTGGTAAAAGTACTCTACTAGGTGCTATATCAAGGGCGAAGCCCTCTGTAGGGCATTATGCCTTCACAACTCTAAGGCCTAATCTGGGGAATCTGAACTTTGATGACTTGTCAATCACGGTTGCTGATGTTCCTGGACTCATAAAGGGTGCCCATGAGAATCGTGGGCTTGGACACGCATTCCTGCGCCACATAGAACGCACGAAGGTTCTGGCCTATGTGCTAGACTTAGCTTCTGCATTAGATGGTAGAAAGGGTATTCCGCCATGGGAACAGCTGAAAGATCTTATCTTAGAGCTTGAATATCATCAGGAGGGTTTATCTGGTCGACCAtctttaatagtggcaaatAAAGTTGATGAGAATGGGGCTGAAGAAGTGTATCGAGAATTAAAAAGAAGGGTCCCAGGTGTTCCAATTTTTCCCGTATGTGCTGTTTTGGAGGAGGGAATAGCAGAGCTGAAAACTGGTCTTAAAGGGCTCGTGAATGGTGAAATTTCTTGCAGACTCAGTATAGATGAAATGTTGCTTGATTAG
- the LOC122292750 gene encoding metallothionein-like protein type 2 isoform X1 codes for MSCCGGNCGCGSGCKCGGSCNGCSMYPDLSYSEKITTTETIISGVAPVKKIFYEESAETSFGAENGCQCGSNCTCDPCNCK; via the exons ATGTCTTGCTGCGGAGGAAACTGTGGTTGCGGCTCTGGTTGCAAGTGCGGGGGCAGCTGCAATGG CTGCAGCATGTACCCTGACCTGAGTTACTCGGAGAAGATCACCACCACTGAGACCATCATTTCTGGGGTTGCACCAGTGAAGAAGAT TTTCTATGAGGAGTCTGCAGAGACGAGCTTTGGAGCAGAGAACGGCTGTCAGTGTGGATCAAACTGCACCTGCGACCCATGCAACTGCAAGTGA